The Staphylothermus marinus F1 genome has a segment encoding these proteins:
- a CDS encoding CDP-2,3-bis-(O-geranylgeranyl)-sn-glycerol synthase: MSGYMISPEYYFIYWFLKYYLSPMIANASPVLVKGIHRIDFSHIFIDGKPLFGKNKTWEGFYVGVLMGFLTSIGIGIILCEEEYILIGLGSSIFALIGDLLGSFIKRRMNIASGEPLPIIDQLDFALMATLYYYFLGIEEFISYPLYILYSLIIILALHIITNNIAYYLGVKDKRW, translated from the coding sequence TTGAGTGGGTACATGATTAGTCCAGAATATTATTTTATATATTGGTTTCTAAAATATTATCTATCACCAATGATAGCTAATGCATCCCCAGTTCTAGTTAAGGGTATTCATAGAATAGATTTCTCCCATATATTCATAGATGGTAAGCCTTTATTTGGTAAAAACAAGACTTGGGAAGGCTTCTATGTTGGTGTTTTAATGGGTTTTCTCACATCTATAGGTATAGGTATTATTTTGTGCGAGGAAGAATACATATTAATAGGTTTAGGGAGTTCAATATTTGCTTTAATAGGTGATTTACTCGGTTCATTTATTAAGAGGAGAATGAATATTGCTAGTGGAGAACCACTACCCATAATTGATCAATTGGATTTCGCATTAATGGCTACTCTATACTATTATTTTCTAGGCATAGAAGAATTCATATCTTATCCATTATACATACTGTATTCTCTCATAATCATTCTAGCACTACATATTATAACTAATAACATAGCATATTATCTAGGAGTAAAAGATAAGAGATGGTAG
- a CDS encoding glycoside hydrolase family 13 protein codes for MYKIIGREIYGKGRKGRYIVKFTRHWPQYAKNIYLIGEFTSLYPGFVKLRKIEEQGIVYLKLWPGEYGYGFQIDNDFENVLDPDNEEKKCVHTSFFPEYKKCLSKLVIKEPDNPLDKIIHIEESGFIHKFNGEIIIRLIAPTEINEPLIDLGNEIREPLTKHVVGDNIVYQYIIPSRSILRYRFIFNYNDKKLFYGDEGVSENSSYIVVNSKYIPGVDKPRWYMGTVYYQIFIDSFDNGDPNNDPPNRIKKTVPREYGYYGGDLAGIMKHIDHLEDLGVETIYLTPIFSSTSYHRYDTIDYKSIDKYLGTMEDFEKLVQVLHSRKIKIVLDITMHHTNPCNELFVKALREGENSPYWEMFSFLSPPPKEIVELMLKYIDGEECRSRELYKLDYFRNNKPFYEAFFNIWLMAKFNHDNPRTVDYFIDITKFWIDKGIDGFRIDVAMGIHYSWMKQYYEYIKNTYPDFLVLGELAENPRIYMDYFDSAMNYYLRKAILELLIYKRIDLNEFISRINNVYAYIPHYKALSLYNMLGSHDVPRIKSMVQNNKLLKLMYVLIFALPGSPVIYYGDEIGLEGGRDPDNRRPMIWDRGNWDLELYEHIKKLIRIYKSCRSMRHGYFLVENLGSNLLFIKRWINNEEIIFLLNVSSKDISVDLKKLGKYSFDIYNEKNIDQHVENNVLLRGYGFLILGSKPCNI; via the coding sequence ATGTACAAAATTATTGGAAGAGAAATATATGGTAAGGGGAGGAAGGGAAGATATATAGTCAAGTTTACAAGGCACTGGCCTCAATACGCGAAAAATATTTATTTAATAGGAGAATTCACAAGCCTCTATCCAGGCTTCGTAAAACTTAGAAAGATCGAAGAACAAGGTATTGTATATTTGAAACTATGGCCTGGAGAATATGGTTACGGATTTCAAATAGATAATGATTTTGAAAACGTCCTTGATCCAGATAATGAAGAGAAAAAATGCGTACACACCTCGTTCTTCCCAGAATATAAAAAATGCTTGTCAAAACTAGTTATTAAAGAACCAGATAACCCTCTTGATAAAATCATACACATAGAAGAATCTGGATTCATTCATAAATTCAATGGCGAAATCATAATTAGACTCATAGCTCCAACAGAAATAAATGAGCCATTAATAGATTTAGGAAACGAAATAAGAGAACCCCTAACAAAACATGTTGTTGGAGACAATATAGTTTATCAATACATTATACCTAGTAGAAGCATTCTACGCTACCGCTTCATCTTCAACTATAATGATAAGAAATTATTTTATGGCGATGAAGGAGTTTCAGAGAATTCTTCCTATATTGTCGTAAATTCCAAGTATATTCCCGGAGTAGATAAGCCTAGATGGTATATGGGCACAGTGTATTATCAAATATTTATTGATAGCTTTGATAATGGAGACCCCAATAATGATCCTCCAAATAGGATAAAGAAAACTGTGCCGAGAGAGTATGGATATTATGGAGGAGACTTAGCAGGCATCATGAAACATATTGATCACTTAGAGGATCTAGGTGTTGAAACAATTTATTTAACACCAATATTTTCCTCCACAAGCTATCATAGATATGATACGATCGACTATAAATCGATAGACAAGTATTTAGGCACAATGGAGGATTTCGAAAAGCTTGTTCAAGTATTACATAGTAGAAAAATAAAGATCGTACTAGACATTACCATGCATCATACTAATCCATGCAATGAATTATTTGTTAAAGCACTAAGAGAAGGAGAGAATTCTCCATACTGGGAAATGTTCAGCTTCCTCTCGCCTCCACCCAAAGAAATAGTTGAGCTAATGCTAAAATATATTGATGGAGAAGAATGCCGTTCAAGAGAACTATATAAGCTAGACTATTTCAGGAATAATAAGCCATTTTATGAAGCATTCTTTAATATCTGGTTAATGGCAAAGTTCAATCATGATAATCCCAGAACAGTAGATTACTTCATCGATATCACCAAGTTCTGGATTGATAAGGGAATAGATGGTTTCAGAATAGATGTTGCAATGGGTATTCATTATTCATGGATGAAGCAATACTATGAATATATAAAGAATACTTATCCAGACTTTCTAGTTCTGGGCGAGCTAGCTGAGAATCCACGCATATACATGGATTATTTCGACTCAGCAATGAATTATTATTTGAGGAAAGCCATTCTAGAACTACTTATTTATAAGAGGATAGATTTGAACGAATTTATTTCCAGAATAAACAATGTATATGCATATATACCCCACTATAAAGCATTATCACTATATAACATGCTTGGATCACATGATGTTCCACGTATAAAATCAATGGTTCAGAACAATAAATTGTTAAAGCTAATGTATGTATTAATTTTCGCATTACCCGGCTCTCCCGTTATCTATTATGGTGATGAAATAGGGTTGGAGGGAGGAAGGGATCCAGATAATCGTAGACCTATGATCTGGGATCGTGGAAATTGGGATTTAGAATTATATGAGCATATTAAGAAACTAATAAGAATATATAAATCATGTAGATCAATGAGGCACGGTTATTTCTTGGTGGAGAATCTAGGAAGTAATCTATTATTTATAAAGAGGTGGATTAATAATGAGGAAATAATTTTTCTCCTAAATGTTTCCAGTAAAGATATTAGTGTTGATCTGAAAAAACTTGGAAAATATAGTTTTGATATTTATAATGAGAAAAACATAGATCAACACGTGGAGAATAATGTATTACTTAGAGGATATGGTTTTTTAATACTAGGTTCTAAACCTTGTAATATATGA
- a CDS encoding chloride channel protein: MPNLKLIAISLIVGFISSLFVAGFVYVLDAYGLVIDKLVYSNISLALTAFFSIIAGYLILRITNAKHAMGAGVENIVYEYHLPFRKLRKSNLISKFFSTIITIGGGGSGGLQGPSVYFGGYIGGLLSDRLKLSYSERKALMLSGIASSLSYIFQAPLGAFFYAIEIPYRRDLETKYIVPVILSSIIGYVMSSMIMGKVIYMPQITISLTRILEPINIMIYLLLSLFITALVYVFIYLDRFIDKYKKTMLKINELLPVFILAALVGITVFFVPQVEGIGYNKFLKIYEEKIYLKAPLILLVLILLKMIATSATIRSGASAGYFGPSLFIGGLSGLIFYSFIGRYLSSLPPLVYVYAGIAAFYGAASTAPLGISILVTEISGSYSLIFPAILSSFIVRELIGNTVLYKTQRTTRLRASIERIITVAYIANSIDPKILSAKIHNAIHSVPIPLLLGEPLDKAYHIYINSNYTHIPVVDENHTPIGAIDVKKLIKTKELVITPNIVNPIPVIDKNITIKETIRLLSRYNVEALILKYEKGKYAGIITVEDLEKYILSKIWWKTR; the protein is encoded by the coding sequence TTGCCTAATTTGAAGCTCATAGCTATATCCCTAATTGTGGGTTTTATTTCTAGTTTGTTTGTTGCTGGATTTGTTTATGTATTGGATGCTTATGGTTTAGTGATAGATAAACTAGTCTATTCTAATATTTCATTAGCACTTACTGCGTTCTTCTCCATTATAGCTGGGTATCTAATACTACGAATTACTAATGCAAAACATGCTATGGGCGCTGGTGTTGAAAACATCGTATATGAGTACCACTTACCATTCCGTAAATTGAGAAAATCAAATCTTATATCAAAGTTTTTCTCAACAATAATAACTATTGGAGGGGGTGGGAGCGGGGGTTTACAAGGGCCTTCTGTATATTTTGGCGGATATATTGGAGGATTACTTTCTGATCGATTAAAACTTAGTTATTCAGAGAGAAAAGCATTAATGTTATCTGGAATAGCTTCTTCTCTCTCCTACATCTTCCAAGCCCCTCTCGGAGCATTCTTTTACGCCATAGAGATCCCTTATAGGAGGGATTTAGAAACCAAGTATATTGTCCCAGTTATTTTATCAAGCATTATTGGCTATGTTATGTCCTCGATGATTATGGGGAAAGTCATTTATATGCCGCAGATAACTATATCGTTGACGAGAATTTTAGAACCTATAAACATTATGATCTATCTCTTATTATCATTATTCATTACAGCACTAGTCTATGTATTTATTTATCTAGATAGGTTTATTGATAAATATAAGAAAACTATGTTGAAGATCAATGAGTTATTACCAGTATTCATATTAGCCGCATTAGTTGGGATAACAGTGTTTTTTGTTCCACAAGTTGAAGGTATTGGTTATAATAAGTTCTTAAAGATATATGAGGAGAAAATATATTTAAAAGCGCCTCTAATACTACTGGTGTTAATACTTTTAAAAATGATCGCAACATCTGCAACAATAAGATCAGGTGCTAGTGCTGGATATTTTGGACCCAGCCTATTTATTGGAGGATTATCTGGTCTAATATTTTACTCATTTATAGGTAGGTACCTATCATCATTACCTCCACTCGTATACGTATATGCTGGAATTGCAGCCTTTTATGGTGCAGCCTCAACAGCACCATTAGGAATAAGTATATTAGTAACAGAGATCTCTGGTAGCTATTCATTGATCTTTCCAGCAATTCTATCATCATTCATAGTCCGCGAACTCATAGGGAACACTGTACTATATAAAACACAGAGAACAACTAGGTTAAGAGCATCAATAGAGCGAATAATTACAGTAGCTTACATAGCTAACTCAATAGACCCCAAAATATTAAGTGCAAAAATCCACAACGCAATACATAGTGTTCCAATACCATTACTACTCGGGGAACCATTGGATAAAGCATATCATATCTATATAAACTCGAACTATACCCATATACCGGTCGTAGATGAAAACCATACACCAATAGGTGCCATTGATGTTAAAAAGCTAATAAAAACAAAAGAATTAGTGATAACACCTAATATAGTAAATCCTATTCCCGTAATCGATAAAAATATTACGATTAAAGAAACAATCAGATTATTATCAAGATATAATGTTGAAGCACTAATCTTAAAATATGAGAAAGGCAAATATGCAGGAATAATTACTGTGGAGGATTTAGAAAAATACATATTATCTAAAATCTGGTGGAAAACAAGATGA
- a CDS encoding Clp1/GlmU family protein: MPIVELRKNEAIKIFGPAAINVASGTVEVLGKRFNTNDKFIVHKTRSYIVVALTDSKLDINLGSEASIQAVEEDDPYHEWVSIANEILSKDYRKIMVIGGIDCGKSSFSILLSNKALDNNLEPALIDADVGQADIGPPGFISMSYPKQQVIWMRTLKPYKLRFIGDIKPQHHVDLIIDKLKELIDIAEKEHRTPIIIDTDGWIGDSYALMYKYRLVEETKPDATIVIGEEYWEFFDKLSLLRTHIYKINAPRIRKQRSREERRALRSDKYREFLLDSQIVKVSLKNVLVTNMPLFMGKPISLDSLNVSPLEKVLYAAKTPDTLYLVLSEPVKLQGFDELKTRFNVQKIRTLISGFEKNLYVAIVDKNGDEYPGQVLKIDFRNETIHVKSKYRVEPSIIRFSHIRLTEEYTEQIME, encoded by the coding sequence ATGCCTATAGTTGAGCTGAGAAAAAATGAAGCAATCAAGATATTCGGTCCTGCAGCCATAAACGTTGCTTCCGGAACAGTAGAGGTTCTAGGTAAGAGATTCAATACAAACGATAAATTCATAGTTCACAAGACTAGAAGCTATATTGTCGTTGCTCTTACTGATTCAAAACTCGACATAAACCTGGGGTCTGAAGCATCTATACAAGCTGTTGAGGAAGATGATCCGTATCATGAATGGGTCTCTATAGCTAATGAAATACTTAGTAAAGATTATCGTAAAATCATGGTTATAGGAGGAATTGACTGCGGCAAATCTTCTTTCTCAATATTATTATCTAATAAGGCTCTCGACAATAATTTGGAGCCTGCACTAATAGATGCTGATGTTGGACAAGCAGATATTGGTCCTCCAGGCTTTATTTCAATGTCTTATCCTAAACAACAAGTTATATGGATGAGAACGCTTAAACCTTATAAACTCAGATTTATCGGGGACATTAAGCCTCAACACCATGTAGACTTAATTATTGATAAATTAAAGGAACTAATCGATATTGCAGAGAAAGAACATAGAACACCCATAATAATAGATACTGATGGATGGATCGGCGACAGCTACGCATTAATGTATAAGTATAGATTAGTAGAAGAAACTAAGCCTGATGCGACAATTGTTATTGGTGAAGAATACTGGGAGTTCTTCGATAAATTATCATTGCTGAGAACACATATTTATAAGATCAATGCTCCAAGGATCAGGAAACAACGCAGCCGTGAAGAGAGAAGAGCTTTGAGAAGCGATAAATACCGTGAATTCTTACTGGATTCACAAATAGTTAAGGTATCATTGAAAAATGTATTGGTAACAAATATGCCTTTGTTCATGGGAAAACCCATTAGTTTAGACTCTCTTAATGTCTCGCCATTAGAAAAAGTATTATATGCTGCGAAAACTCCTGACACATTATATCTTGTATTATCTGAGCCAGTAAAGCTTCAGGGATTCGATGAACTCAAAACTAGATTTAATGTACAGAAAATAAGGACATTGATCAGCGGGTTCGAGAAAAACCTTTACGTTGCAATAGTTGATAAGAATGGAGATGAATATCCTGGACAAGTATTGAAGATAGATTTCCGAAACGAAACCATACATGTGAAATCCAAATATAGAGTAGAACCTTCTATAATTAGGTTTTCACATATTAGATTAACAGAAGAATATACAGAGCAGATCATGGAGTAG
- a CDS encoding 50S ribosomal protein L44e, whose product MRIPKVIVTFCPRCKTHTPHTVTIYKHGKRRSLAEGERRYAAKKKGYGSKRKSEQKRFAKVTKKVVLKLKCRQCGYILHRRGIRMKKYELVEVTR is encoded by the coding sequence ATGAGAATACCAAAGGTTATAGTAACATTTTGTCCGAGATGTAAAACGCACACACCACATACAGTGACTATTTATAAGCATGGTAAACGCAGATCCCTTGCTGAAGGTGAGCGTAGATACGCTGCTAAAAAGAAAGGTTATGGTTCAAAACGCAAATCTGAACAGAAAAGATTCGCTAAAGTAACCAAAAAGGTTGTCTTAAAACTTAAATGTAGACAATGCGGATACATACTTCACCGCCGCGGAATACGTATGAAGAAATACGAGTTAGTAGAGGTGACAAGGTAA
- a CDS encoding helix-turn-helix domain-containing protein has protein sequence MSSRKKLPDYVIDAVSKRIAGDILLSDEPGKYIRKWREIYGLGQIDVARLMGVSYSVLSDYERGKRAAGRSFIRKFILALMKYDSERGWIVTRRIARLLSIYIEGILDIGEFREPLRLDDLVTMVKGILLTSNIEHRPILGYTVLDSVATIQSITANEFVRILGATSDRVVVFTNITRGRSVMVATRVSPVKPSVIVLHGIKKVDPLAIRIGDIENIPLIQSTIDIEEVIKSFRQRSLI, from the coding sequence TTGAGTAGTAGGAAAAAACTGCCTGACTACGTTATTGATGCTGTTTCTAAGAGGATTGCCGGCGATATCCTTCTAAGCGATGAACCGGGGAAATATATTAGGAAATGGCGCGAAATCTATGGGCTTGGACAAATAGATGTTGCGAGATTAATGGGTGTATCTTATAGTGTCTTAAGTGATTATGAGAGGGGTAAAAGAGCGGCTGGCAGATCATTTATACGTAAATTTATATTAGCACTTATGAAGTATGATTCGGAGAGAGGATGGATTGTTACTCGGAGAATTGCTAGATTACTAAGTATTTATATTGAGGGAATACTTGATATAGGCGAGTTCAGAGAACCCTTGAGACTCGATGATTTAGTAACTATGGTTAAAGGTATTCTTTTAACTTCAAATATCGAGCATAGACCAATACTTGGATACACCGTTCTAGATAGCGTTGCAACTATACAATCAATAACAGCGAACGAGTTTGTGCGAATACTTGGTGCTACAAGTGATCGAGTAGTTGTATTCACAAATATTACGAGAGGAAGATCTGTAATGGTTGCAACAAGAGTTTCACCTGTTAAACCAAGCGTCATAGTTCTACACGGGATCAAGAAGGTTGATCCACTAGCTATTAGAATAGGGGATATAGAGAACATTCCACTGATACAGTCAACAATTGATATTGAAGAAGTAATTAAAAGTTTTAGACAAAGATCCTTAATCTAG
- a CDS encoding RAD55 family ATPase has protein sequence MSRKTIVTGNPGLDRVIGESRSVLFFGEAGSGKTTLLLTIASNICIDKNDPCLYISTEETLHYDRVARSPEKYANVFFTEIYDFDELFDFIVFKLPILKFRRVFIDSINSLYRVIASEEESITRYGLLLGMLWKNTVDRGGFLFASAQVRMGYEDEEYEVVASGMNILDYWFKTIIYLGWEDAKRAARIVKPEEYSGESYYFLISGEGIEWVHD, from the coding sequence TTGTCGAGGAAAACAATAGTAACGGGGAATCCGGGTCTTGACAGGGTTATAGGTGAATCTAGGTCTGTCTTGTTTTTTGGTGAGGCAGGTTCTGGTAAAACTACTCTTCTATTAACTATTGCTTCTAATATATGCATTGATAAAAATGATCCATGCCTCTATATTAGTACTGAGGAAACCCTTCACTATGACCGAGTAGCTCGGTCTCCGGAGAAATATGCTAATGTATTTTTTACTGAGATATATGATTTTGATGAATTATTTGATTTCATTGTTTTCAAACTACCCATTTTAAAGTTTAGGAGAGTATTTATTGATAGTATTAATTCTCTCTACCGCGTAATAGCTTCTGAGGAGGAATCTATTACTAGGTATGGATTATTGCTTGGTATGCTTTGGAAAAACACGGTTGATCGTGGCGGGTTCTTATTTGCTTCTGCACAAGTTAGAATGGGTTATGAAGATGAAGAATACGAGGTTGTTGCTAGTGGTATGAATATTTTGGATTATTGGTTTAAAACAATAATTTATCTTGGATGGGAAGATGCTAAGAGAGCGGCTCGTATTGTTAAGCCTGAGGAATACTCTGGTGAATCATATTATTTTCTAATAAGTGGTGAGGGTATTGAGTGGGTACATGATTAG
- a CDS encoding CBS domain-containing protein, whose product MRIWEITRKPKLVVRDLSLPLSVVRSKARRAGETVIPVLKDLVEDKVLGYLTPIELIMPTSHHTTIRVRDALREHPVLVQDMTIGEVFEKLREFKTIGAPVVNSIDEMKLYGVVTYNDILNYLIKAGYRPIAESIAEIMTVKELDRYIVVADDRVNKVWSRIVYRGQPGVVVVRSLDEPIPQGILTYHEFIRSGRWFFHRESEQHITTPAKVKRIMLRGVLVATQDMPVEAVAEVMAKHDIPLVPVIDDDGKVIGVITYEDIIRAYLEGAKPGRIRVPVKIPLPIPVRAEERIQYVSREQTLTQVLVEKAVPVERAGILADDIMIEELPAITINDTVEHARKEMLRRKTDYLLVLDEEENIVGVVTKWNMLFALGLKGPLWRRRTKDRYFIDYIMTKNIPRVNPDTPIEDVALEMVNSESEVVFVVNESGEIIGFITKDQIIDAARKLLVDLLVENVILPGKTGSVHPFHSLYHVVNKMKALYLDALTVYDGSRVLGVVSANRLPFVAFEDAVTGIKSRRLIWVRKLVRGAARRGRYVKITPLVALDVMVPYRKYVSPNTLLTRAIDLMKEANLNGIPVLSDDRQVVSIVSKNDILRELARRAKKLVKVEKKIVEKREEKAEA is encoded by the coding sequence ATGAGAATTTGGGAGATTACTAGAAAACCTAAGCTTGTGGTTAGAGATTTATCGCTACCCTTAAGCGTTGTTAGAAGTAAGGCTAGGAGGGCTGGTGAAACAGTTATTCCTGTATTAAAGGATCTAGTTGAAGATAAAGTATTAGGTTATCTAACACCCATAGAGCTTATTATGCCTACCAGTCACCATACAACAATTAGAGTTAGGGATGCTTTAAGAGAGCATCCTGTTCTTGTTCAAGACATGACTATTGGGGAGGTCTTCGAGAAGCTTCGAGAATTTAAAACTATTGGTGCCCCAGTTGTTAATAGTATTGATGAAATGAAGCTTTACGGAGTTGTTACTTATAATGATATATTGAATTATTTGATCAAGGCTGGGTATAGGCCTATCGCTGAAAGTATAGCAGAGATTATGACTGTTAAAGAACTAGATAGATACATTGTTGTAGCAGATGATCGTGTTAACAAGGTTTGGAGCAGAATAGTTTATCGTGGACAACCAGGCGTTGTTGTTGTTAGAAGCCTTGACGAACCTATTCCACAGGGTATCCTAACATATCACGAGTTCATAAGGAGTGGTAGATGGTTCTTCCACCGTGAAAGCGAACAACATATAACTACGCCTGCAAAGGTTAAGAGAATAATGCTTAGAGGAGTGCTTGTAGCAACCCAGGATATGCCTGTTGAAGCTGTTGCTGAAGTAATGGCTAAACACGATATACCATTAGTGCCGGTAATTGATGATGATGGAAAAGTTATTGGTGTAATAACTTATGAAGACATTATAAGAGCATATCTAGAAGGAGCAAAGCCTGGACGTATACGTGTACCCGTTAAGATACCGTTACCAATACCTGTTAGAGCAGAGGAGCGTATACAATATGTTTCTCGTGAACAAACATTAACACAAGTACTCGTTGAGAAAGCTGTACCTGTTGAGAGAGCAGGTATTTTAGCCGATGACATAATGATTGAAGAACTACCTGCGATCACTATAAATGATACCGTGGAACATGCACGCAAAGAAATGCTTAGGAGAAAAACAGATTATCTACTAGTACTAGATGAGGAAGAAAACATTGTAGGTGTAGTTACTAAGTGGAACATGCTGTTTGCTCTAGGTCTTAAAGGGCCCCTGTGGAGGAGGAGAACTAAGGATAGATACTTCATCGACTATATTATGACAAAGAATATTCCAAGAGTAAATCCTGATACCCCTATAGAAGATGTTGCTCTAGAAATGGTTAACTCGGAATCAGAAGTGGTATTCGTAGTTAATGAATCAGGCGAGATAATAGGTTTCATAACAAAGGATCAAATAATAGATGCTGCTAGGAAACTATTAGTAGACTTATTAGTAGAAAACGTTATCTTGCCAGGTAAAACAGGCAGCGTACACCCATTCCATAGCTTATACCATGTAGTTAACAAGATGAAAGCACTATATCTAGACGCGTTAACAGTTTATGATGGTTCAAGAGTTCTAGGAGTAGTATCAGCTAATAGATTACCATTTGTAGCATTCGAAGATGCTGTAACAGGTATTAAGAGTAGGAGGCTTATATGGGTTAGGAAACTAGTTCGCGGAGCAGCTAGGAGAGGCAGATATGTAAAGATAACTCCACTAGTAGCACTAGATGTTATGGTGCCGTATAGGAAATACGTATCTCCTAACACATTACTAACTAGAGCAATAGATCTAATGAAAGAAGCTAATCTAAACGGTATACCTGTTCTAAGCGATGATAGGCAAGTGGTAAGCATAGTCAGTAAAAACGATATACTAAGAGAACTAGCTCGCAGAGCGAAGAAACTAGTTAAAGTCGAGAAGAAAATTGTTGAGAAAAGAGAAGAAAAAGCTGAGGCATAA
- a CDS encoding 30S ribosomal protein S27e, with protein sequence MVKKRKILIPQPRSRFLKVICKVCGAENVVFSHATFPVRCKVCGTVLVKPTGGKAYILRDRAEIVAELG encoded by the coding sequence ATGGTTAAGAAGAGAAAAATCCTAATCCCCCAACCCAGAAGCAGATTCTTAAAAGTAATATGTAAAGTATGTGGAGCAGAAAACGTAGTATTCAGCCACGCAACATTCCCAGTAAGATGCAAAGTATGTGGAACAGTCCTCGTAAAACCAACAGGAGGAAAAGCATACATTCTAAGAGACCGCGCAGAAATAGTAGCAGAACTAGGCTAA
- a CDS encoding haloacid dehalogenase → MVLEDVVEKVLANDILFIDNVLKKKDEVREEAIRITRDILRYSTEAVRLIHLGKYEEAWKNISMARELIVDLRELLADHPDLYYSGLIYNSLSEYAESYITYKLIVDREMPSYKEVGIPHIPYLQGLGDVVGELRRHVLSLLGNGEIEEAMEYLEVMETIYLWLRKLNYPDPLTPGLRHKVDVARRLVDDTKVLLINTRNAYMVSRKIDEALKTKD, encoded by the coding sequence ATGGTTTTGGAGGATGTTGTTGAGAAGGTTTTGGCTAATGATATATTGTTTATTGATAATGTTTTGAAGAAGAAGGATGAGGTTCGTGAGGAGGCTATTAGAATTACACGTGATATTTTAAGGTATAGTACGGAGGCTGTTAGACTTATTCATTTGGGGAAGTATGAGGAGGCTTGGAAAAATATTTCTATGGCGAGGGAGCTTATTGTTGATCTTCGAGAACTCCTAGCCGATCATCCTGATCTCTATTATAGTGGTTTAATATATAATAGTTTAAGCGAGTATGCTGAATCATATATAACGTATAAACTCATAGTAGATAGAGAGATGCCATCATATAAAGAAGTAGGTATTCCACATATTCCTTATCTACAAGGTTTAGGAGATGTTGTCGGAGAACTTAGAAGACATGTATTATCTCTTCTCGGCAATGGCGAGATAGAAGAAGCTATGGAGTATTTAGAGGTTATGGAAACAATATATTTATGGCTGAGAAAACTAAATTACCCAGACCCCCTAACGCCTGGACTGAGACATAAGGTTGATGTAGCTAGGAGACTGGTTGATGATACAAAGGTTTTACTCATAAATACCCGTAACGCATACATGGTTTCCAGAAAGATCGATGAAGCATTGAAAACTAAAGATTAG